The genome window CGGCAAGTGGGAGGCAAAGGACGATGCTGCCTATGCCCTGGTTTTTGAAGATGGGAATGTTGAAGCGCAATTGCAGGCGCTGGCATTGAAACGCCTGCAGGAGACGCTTGCCTTTCCCATCCCGGATGCGTGGGCAAAGGCGCTCTGGGAGTATGCACTGGATGCGGAATACATCCAGCGGCTGGTCACGGGCGGGGATTGCCGTGGGGGAGTCAGGCTCGATCTGTCCAAACCCTGGCAGGACCTGGTGCAGAACCTGCTGGAGCAGGAAGTCTTGAAGATATAGGAGGCAACCCATGTTACGTTCCATTCCCGCAGAGGAGATCTTCGATATGAACAAAGCCTTGAATTCGAACGACCCCCTGGCATACTGGCTGGCGCAAATGCGTAAAGCCGACTGGCAGCATATGTTGAAATTCGTGGATGTGAAAATTCCAGCGAAGACAAGGAAACAACTTATGGCAGAAGCCGCACTCCAGCGCTTCGAGTTCACCATCTGTGATGGACGTGGAGAAGTCTGGCAATTGTGGACCGATCTCCGCAAAGAACATCGCACGCTGGTGATCCAGTTCCGTCATTCGGAGTCGGACTGGTCTCGCGGATTGCCAGAGTTCGTTGACCTGGAGAAGAATGAACCGCTCGGCTTTGTGAACATCGCCGGGCGGTTGTTCTGTAAGGCGAAGTAAGAAAACAAAAATCAACCTGATCCCCCATGCCATTCGGTGTGGGGGATTTTATTTTCAAAAGGAGATTTGATATGCGTCCTCCCGCAATAGAAAAGTGCGGTTTCTATGAAACATCCCAAACCGTTGCTCAACTACTCACAAAATATTTCAAGCCTGCCGAGTCCGGCAGGCTGCTCGATCCTTGTGCCGGTGAAGGTACAGCAGCTTCCATTCTGGCAAAAGCATTTAACTGCCAGAGTTGGGGCGCGGAACTTTCCCCAGCCCGTGCCGCACTCGCTGCTGAAAAAATGGACCGCCTGTTCAATACACCCTGGAGTTCCTGCCATCTGACGAGTGAGTCCATCACGCTGTTGTTCCTCAATCCGCCCTATAGCCATGATCGTCTGGGTGACCAGAAACGCCTGGAATTGGAGTTTCTGAAATCCACCACACCCAAACTGATTCGCGGTGGGGTCTTAATCTACATCGTCCCGCATCCGTTGCTTCGTGATCTGGATGTGGCTTCCCACCTGGCTGGGTATTACGAGAACATCCGCATATACCGTTACCCTGACACCGGATTCAATCAGGTCATTGTGTTGGCGACCAAGCGGGTGAAATACAAGATCCCATCTCATGAGGAAGTCCATCAGGTGCAGGCTTGGGCAGATGTCGAACCGCCCATGTTGGTGGAAGTGGATGAACCGTTGTATGAACTACTTCCTGCAATTGACAAAGGATCAGGTGGACAACCCATCCGCTTCTCCCGCCTGGATTGGCAGCCGGAAGAGATCGTGGATGCCACTCAGAAACGCGGATTGCATTCTTCAAAGGAATGGTTGGACCTGCTCAATCTTTCGCGCGGCTTGGGTGAATTGAAGCAACCGGTCATGCCGCTCAAGAAGGGACACATTGCGATGCTGATGGCATCCGGGATGATGGGAACGTTGCGGTTGACCGATGAAGATGGCAAGCCAATGTTGGTAAAGGGACGGGTGGTGAAGGTTACAGAGAAGGTCGAAGAAAACACAGATAAGAAAGGACATGTGACCTCTGAAATCTTCCGCGACCGTTTCGTTTCCACAGTTGCCATCCTGCGCCAAAGCGGGATCGAGATCATTGATACCGTTGATCCGCTTTCCAAGTTCATGCATAAGTATGGGGATCAGATTGGCGCGCATATCCTGTCCGCGTACCGGCCTTTGTACAACTTCGATCCAACATCGGAAGAAACTGCTGTATTGGATACCCTTGGAACGAAGCGCAAGCCGTTGCCCGGACAGGAGAAGGCAGGGCTGTTGCCGGCACAACGGCATGCGGCAACAGCAATCGCTCGATCAATACGCAAGAATGGTGTGGGGAATATTCAAGGCGAAATGGGACTAGGAAAGACTCTTCTTGGCACAGCAACTCTCGAATTACTCAATGCCTACCCAGCCATCGTGCTCTGCCCGCCGCATCTTGTTCCAAAGTGGATTCGGGAAATCGAAGAAACAATTCCTGGCTCGAAGGCGATGGAAATCACCCGCATCGGTCGTAACGCAAATGATCCCGGCGATGTGAATGATGTACGCAGGTTCCTGCAACTTTACAAGAATGGAGAGCTTGGCAAAAAGCCCGTTGCCGTGATTGCCCATACCTCTGCGAAATATGGCGCGGGCTGGGAGCATGCTGTGATACGCAAGAAGTTTGTGGATGATGAAGATGGACGGGTATTTGAAGCTCTCTGCTGCCCGACTTGTGGTTCACCGATACAGATCGATCTACCGGGTGGCTTCGTCAAGGTTTCAACCACGTTTGATGACTTAGGCGATAAACGACGTTTTTGCGAGGCGGAAATTTCGGGCTATGAACTGGATGATCATAAACGTCTAGTGCGCGATGAGCATGGCAACCCTGTATGGGGTAAGCGAAAATGTGGAACGCCGCTCTTCCAATTCACAGGTCACCGTTGGGCAATTGCCGATTACATCGCCAAACATGCCAAGGGTGAATTCAAGTTATTGATCGCCGATGAACTGCACCAGTTCGCTGCGAAAGCCAGTGACCGGGGGGTTGCCTTCCATCAACTTGTTGAAGCCACAAAATATGCATTGACCCTGACTGGTACCTTCTTTGGAGGAAAGAGTACTTCCATCTTCTGGTTGCTCCATCGCTTGAACGCCGGCGTTCGCAAGGATTTTGCCTTCAATGATGAAAAACGCTGGGCGCGGTTATATGGTGTGTTGGAGATGACCCGCAAAAGCAAACGCGCCGAAGAAGATGTGGATGAAGATGGTTTTACAGGCAATCGACGGTATCAAAATCAGGCAAAGGAAAAGCCTGGCATTTCGCCTGCCATTGTAAACCGCCTGTTGGACACCACGATATTTCTCTCCCTGAAGGATCTTGGGCTGGCGATGCCACATTATGCCGAGGAGGTAGTGACGTTGGAGATGACCGACGAACAGAGCAGCCAATATCGTGTGATGGCAAAGAAATTGTATGACCTTGCCATCAAGAACAGGCGCTATCTCTCGACCTGGCTGCAGTGGACTCTGGCGCGCCCAAACTCTGCCTTCCGCGATGAGGTGGTTGAAGTGGATGAGGTCAATCAGAAAGGAGAAGTTGTACGCAGGAAACAATTGATGGAACTGCCGGCAGTCGTAAGCCATGAATCCATGCCCAAGGAGTCCTGGCTGGTGGATTTCTGTCGTACTGAACGTCAGCAAGGGCGTAAGGTGTTGATCTACCTGCGCCAGACAGGAACACGCGATATTCAGGATCGCATTTTGAAAGTCCTACGAGAAGGCGGGGTGCGTGCGGAAGTATTAACCAGTGGTGTCAACCCACGCAAACGAGAGGAATGGATTGCCAAGCGCGTGGTTGGTCTGGATGCGCTGGTGGTCAATCCACGATTGGTGGAGACGGGTCTCGACTTGATCGCCTTCTCATCAGTAGTCTTTGGAGAGATCGAGTATTCACTCGTGCGCCGCATGATGGCATGAATGATTGTACGTGACGTACCACAGGTTGAGGAAAGAACCTGTGAGGTCATCCGGTTAACCGAAAAGGGAAACCCGAACGGGAAAATAGCACGCCGGAAAAGGGATGAACTGGGAAACCGTTTACCAGATGTGTCGTCCCAAGACCTGAATGATATGGGCAAAACTAAACTGTTTGAAGTCCAGTGGTAAGTTGGAGACTATTCCTCCCTTGACACAACGGTTGAGGTCAAGCCCCGACAGCAGCATCTTGTAGAAGCTGAGAGTTGCGAAGTCCTCCTGTCGGGAACGATGGTCAGTGAGACCTATCAAACCACGAAAAGACACCCTACGTCATTCTGATAACGTCATTCATGACTGTACTGCGGGATCGCCTGCGGGGCGCGAGCCCTATGGCGACGGAAACTCCATAGTAGTCGGTGGTGTAACGACCACCCAGGGAGGTCGGGAAAGCCGACCGCAGGGCGAAGGGAGTTAGGAACTATCGCTTGTAAAAAGAAAATGGAGGTATGCGCAATGCAGAAAGCCGAACAAATTCTACAAGCAGTGCAAAAGATGGGTGAAAAACGTATTCCCCTGACGCGGGTCTATCGAAGTCTGTTCAGTGAGGACTTGTTTCTCGCTGCCTATGACAAGATAGCCCGCAATCGTGGCGCTTTGACTTCGGGAAGCGATAGCGAGACAGTGGATGGAATGAGCCGTGAAAGAATACAGCGCATTATCGTACAACTGCGTTGTGAACAGTTCAACTTTCGTCCTGCCAGACGCATTCAAATCCCCAAGAAAAGCGGAGGGACACGCCCGCTTGGTATTCCGAACTTCACGGACAAACTGGTGCAGGAAGTTCTGCGGATGGTGCTGGAAGCCTACTATGAACCCCGATTTCGGGACAGTTCACATGGCTTTCGCCCCGGACGCGGATGTCATACGGCACTGGCAAATCTGCAATACAAGTTCAAAGGCGCGGCATGGTTCATCGAAGGCGACATTCGCGGATGTTTCGATAACATCGACCATGAAGTCCTGATGGCAATTCTCGCAAGAGACATTCAGGATGGAAGATTACTCAACCTCCTGCGGATGGGACTGAAGGCAGGCTATTTGGAAAACTGGCAGTACAACCGCACGTACAGCGGTACTCCACAGGGCGGTATTCTCAGCCCGCTGCTGGCAAACATCTACCTGCACGAACTGGATGCTTACATCGAAGATGTGCTTATCCCGCAGTACACACGCGGGAAGAAACGCGCTGACAATCGCGAGTACGGTAACTTAGCGTATGCCATCAAGTGTGCGCGAAATGCAGGCGATCAAAAGCGGGTTCAGGAACTTGAACTCCAACGCCGCAAACTCCCGTCTCAGGATGTGCATGACCCGAACTTCCGAAGGCTGAAATACATTCGTTATGCAGATGACTTCATTCTCAGTTTCATTGGGACGAAGTCCGAAGCAGAGGAAATAAAATCAGCCATCAGCGTGTTCTTGAAAGAAAAGCTGCATCTTGAAATGAGCGCATCCAAAACCCTCATCACACACTCGCGCACCGAACACGCGCGATTTCTCGGGTACGACATCAGCGTGTACCACGCAGACGACAAAATCTCACCCCGAAGCGGGACACTCACCAAAACCCGAAGTGTAAACGGATGTATCAGGTTGGGCATCCCTTATGGCAAGGTTGACGAGCTGGCAAAACGCTATATGCGCGGCAGAAAGCCCATTCACGAAGCTGGATTACTGGCGTTCTCGGACGCTCAAATCATCGATGTCTACCAGCAGCGTTTTCGTGGTGTGGCTGAGTACTATAAATTCGCTACCGACAGGAAGGCGTTACGCAAGCTCAAGTACGTCATGGAAGTTTCATTGACAAAGACACTGGCAAACAAATTCAAGTCCACTGTTGCCCGTATGTACCAAAGATACGGCGGAAAACGCACCGTGCAAGGATTTACCTACAAGGTTCTGGTTGTGGAAGTGCCAACCAAAAACGGAACACGGTATATCTACTGGGGCGGTATTTCCTTGAAAGTAGTCAAGCCCGGCACAGAAATTCTTGACGACAACAATGGACGGCGAAATGTTGCATTCAGTTCACGTACTGACCTTGTTCAAAGGCTGCAAGCCAACGAATGTGAAATCTGCGGCTCACAGGAAAATTGTGAAGTGCATCATGTTCGGAAACTGGCTGACCTGAAAAGCCGTTGGCGCGGACGGAAGGAGAAACCCACCTGGGTGACGACGATGATTGCGATGCAAAGAAAAACGCTGGTGGTGTGTGCGAAGTGCCATGTAGCAATACATACAGGGAAACCGTTACCCGCTCGAAGCACTTAAGTTCTGGAGAGCCGGATGATACGAAAGTATCAAGTCCGGTTCGGAGAGGGGTCTGTGGAAAAGTGTCCGCAAGGATAACTCGCCACATTCCTACTCTACTATACGTTATGGCAGGCTGTGCGCAGGGTGTGGCGGCTTGGACAAACCAAACCGGTGAAGGCAATCTTCTCGGTCTACGGCGAAGCGATGGAGGCAAGAGCACTGGCATTGATGGGCCAGAAAATGAAGGCAGCGCAACTCCTTTATGGGGACGAGGTCGGGGGCGCTATCGTTCCGGAAGAAGACGGCGACATCCTCATGAAGTTGGCACGTGAAGCCTTGGAGTCGGCTGATCTTCCAGATCTGCAATCGCTGTTTGCCGATGAAGTAGTGGTTTCCAATTCGCCAATGGGTTGCCCGACAGTTCCAAGTGCGCCGTTACCCGTTCCAGAAATACCTAAGACGGTTTCCTGGTCTGACTGGATGACCAACAAAGGTGTGGTGGGGAGGGCGGCAAGTCGAGTGCGTTCCAGGCAGGTGACACAAAATCAAGTGTCCCTTTTCTAAGCCCTGCATTCTACAGTCGCAATAAGATATGGAGAATGCAGGGAAACGACAGCAGTCCGGGTGGGCAGCCCGGACTGCGCTATCCTATGATGGAGGTCAAGATGGAAAAACAACCAAGATGCAAAAAATGTGGTCGGCGGTTGAAATCTCCCCTGAGCATTGCTATCGGCATGGGTCCCAAGTGTGCAGGGATTAGGTCCACATCTGGGAGAAGTGTTCGCGTCCAGAGCAAACCAAGTTCTCGCACAGCTTATCCTGATAAGACGCTAGTCCAGGTGCAGTCACCCTTCTTCACGGGTGAACTGCCAAAGAAGGGATTGAGCAAGAGAGAGTTGTTCCGCAGACGCAGAGAGGAACGCCGACGCTTGTTCGAGACCAGATTGCCATTCCAATGCGGATTGGTGATGCCGGCGAGGAAGCCGCTGGTATACACACCACTGGAAGATGGCTCATGGCGGGAAGACTATAGTGGAAGGGTGATCTCGCATGAAAGGTTGCAACAATACTTGGTGAGGTATAGGTTTATATAGACAGTTTGCCCCTGATTTGTTGAAAATCAGGGGTTTTTTGTTTTAACGTGCAGCCGGTAAATGGGGAAAAATATGATGCCTAATGAAAGTGACGCAACGGGGTATAGTGTTTTGGATGGTGTATATAGCTCAAGAAATAAATATTGTCAGAATAGTTCGACAAAGAAAGACGATGCGCACCAATACACTACCGAAACCTCCCTGTAAAAAGATTTAACAAGCCATCGATTGGAGATTGATTACTATTGTTATGATTTGCCTACAGTCTAGGAAATCACATTTTTCCGAGTCCACTCTTCATAGAGTTGAGCAGCCAGTGGGATATGAGATTTCATATATAAATAATCCTCACATTTTTTTGAAACAGACTCGCGTCCCCAATTTGCGTTACGTTGATCACTTAGATGTGCCCCACACCACTTGATAGCTGCCGTTTGCGCGGTTTCATTCTGAATTTGACTTAGGGCACACATCGCAAGATAATCAATCGGAGTTCCCTGTTCAGAGGGGAAAGCTTCATATTTTTCTGTTTCATCGCTTTCAAGTTTTTTTATTAGCGACTGGACGGCAGCTGATGAACCGATGCTGCCAAGAGCGGAGACAGCTTTAGAAACGATAAAAACATTGTCAGAATAGAGCTTGCCAATCAACACAGGTACTGCTTCTGTCGATTTGATTGCACCCAACGCCTGGATCACTGCCATTTGTATTTCGTCATTTGCATTTGTCAGCAACGCGATAAACATATCATTTGCTTCGCTACACTGGATTTCCGCTAACGCGTTTATCATCACGATCTTGAAATGCTTGTTAGACGAGTTGGTAAATGCATCCAATAGAGACTTTTTCGTAGAACTGTTCTCTCTATGCTGCCTCAGTAAGGAATAAAATCTGAAAGGTGCATCGCCCCAGTTTGGTGTGCGCAGTGGTTTGGCGTTTTGATGCGAGAATTTGCGCACGCCATAACGAAATAGATTTATCAGTACAGGAACGATAGCTGGACCTGCAATCTGTGCATGCGACCAGAGTGTTTTACCGTCATCATGATCATGCTGAAAAAGCAGGGTGTCTCGCCACAGGGCATTGATCGTAGGTTCGCGGAATTGGAAAGCTGCTACCATCATGGCTATCAGCCTAATATCCCGATCGTTAACTTTCAAGAGGGACATCAATATGGGCAAGGCACGTTGATCTCCAATTTCACCAAGTGCCAATATGATATAGCGTTTCGAAGTTTGTGCGGTATCTAATTTCTTGATTAGAAGCTCGACCGCATTAGTGCCAAATTCCGCAATAATCTTTACCAGATCGAGATTCACATTTTCAACATAGTTCTTTTCAATTGTTTCAAGTATCTCATCTATGCAAGATGGATCATCGCGGAGTTCGCGAAGGAGTTTGGCAGAATCCGCACTGCGTTCCTCACCTCCAGAATGGACATCCAGCATATTGGCGATAAGCCGGTTGTATGTGGCGAACCTGATCTCCTCCGATATATTGTCAATACCGCTTACGATGCATTGTGCTGCAAGGTATGGATCAACAAGAATCAATTTCTCAATATAAACAGACGGGTTTGGAATTAGACCACACAAGGTTGTGGAGATGGAATCCTTGCCGGGGTCCAGCCGATTCCAGTAGCTGGAGTGCCAACCAGTTTTTGATCCTTCGATGATCGTATCCACCGGATATCTCGAATTGTTCAATGCTGCAAAATAGTCAGACCAGACACCTGGTGTGAAACGGAATGCCTTGCCGTCACGCTTGATAATGTGTGCTTGTTCTGCTAGCCGCAGGACAGACTCTGCCCGGTTTCGGCGAATTTTCAGGAGCTTTTCAATCCTGTTGGATATCCAGTAAGGTGTGCTTATAATGTAATAAAGAATAGTAATTGGCAGGAGAACGAACCAGCGCAAGAAACTTGGAACTCTTTGTGCGCGATCAGATACATCAGCAAGTCGCGAGTAAAGCTTTAATTGAGACTTTCCCCACCAACCCAACGGTTTACCCCACATGGTTTTTGTTCCCAAGATATCCAGCATTTCGGAGTAAGCAGCTTCCTCGCCATGTATTTCGCGATAAAAGGATTGAGCGGGATATTCCTTTGACGGGTAATGGCTGCTCGCAAGCTGGGCAAATGCGAATTGGATCTGTTGCAAGTCAATCCAATTCTTATTTCCTAGTTTCTCCTGTGTCCACTGCACATTGATCAGTTTCTCTAATAGAGTTCCAATATTGCGAGGCAGTTGATCATTAGATTTCTCAAACACCTCGATAAGACCGTCGAACGAGAAGGGATCAGATACCAATTCGTTAAGCGAACTGGCATTTCTTCGATTAGAATGAATCTGTTCCCAGAATCGCAAACAACGTTCGTTTCCCAGCATCTCCCTCGCAAATTCATTCGCTTGTTCGCTTTCCAGACGAACGAGCGATTTGCGCATTTCCTTTCTCGCTAACTCTTTTTGACTTGGGCCTGGAGGATCAGGAAATAGCAGTTCGCTGACATATTTTCCTGCATCCAGGGCACCTCGAAGTGCAGTGAATAGACCAAGCACATAAAGAAAAATCGCCAAAATATGATTTGAGCCTTCGGGTAGGAATGCTATGTAATACCGATTAATACCCCAGATGATGAAGGTGGTAACAACAATGAGCAGGAGGATGTTGCGAAGCCGCTTTGACATGGTCAATTTCCTATCTGACTTTTGATGCAGATATCTTGTTTTCCTTACTGGCATCTATAAGTATTATGTTGGGGGCACTTTTGATTCGTAGTTTTCTCAAAATATCGTAGACTTTACTTTTCTCTTTTTCGTTGAAATAGAGAATGACCTTTATAGCATTCTTCGTATTATTTGCTCTTTTATAAATCTCTACCTGGTTTTTGAGATTAGCCTCAAGTTTGGTATTCCTTGCAAGTTTAAATTCCACGACAGTCGTATCTTTGCTGCCTTTAGAAACTTTATAGTCAACAGGTCCGCGTCCGTTATTTACTTCGCGATTTACATCCAAATCAGTGGCGAACCAGGTCAATCTGTATAAGATTTGCAGATCGTTTTCGTTCTCAATCGGTTTGCCTTCGTGATACAAATATTTGTAACCATCCTTGTTCTCAATCACATCTTTCAGGAATTTGACTCTTTGCAGTGACTCTTCGTAGGTTCTGCCCTTACTATTGTAAAAACCTGACTTTTTCAGCAGGTCTTCAGAAAGCGCTTGTATTTGCTGGATGTATTGAAACTCTGCTTCCTTCACTTTATAAGTGCTACTAGTATTTGCGCTGTCTCCGTTTTGCTCTTTATATCGAATATAGTAATCTAATAGCTGAGGAAAGTTGTTAACAGTCTGAAGTTTTGCCTTATTGATATCTTTTTTTGTTGGATCTTCTGGGAGCAAGGACTTGAAATAATTATCGATTTGTGCTCGGAGCTGGGCATTAGGGATAGCTTCTGGTATATCCTCAAAGTCGTCAAATAGATCCTCCTTGTTTATCCACAGATCATGACGGGTTAATAGATTCTTAGGTGTCAGAATCACATAATCATTATTTATGTAGGGCAGGGTGAATGTTCTTCGCTCCCATGATTCTGTGTTGTAATTGAAGACTACTTTGTTGACTGCAATCCTTTTTTTATACTTTCGTGGAAGGTATTTAACTGCAAACTCTTGTGTATATTGCAGGAGAAAGTTCTTAATAAGGTTCGTGGTGAAGTCACTAATTTTGTCGCGCCCAACTCCTCCCTTGATGAGACATAATTTTTCAAGATGACTTCCCTTGGTGATCTTCTCGTTTCCAAAACCTGAAAATATCTTGTTTAGGTTGGCGTGTAATGAATAAGCAAAGTCATCTCTTAACCCGGCCCCCTTATTACCCGAAACTGAAAAACCGAGCCAATTTTGCTTTACTTCAGGGAAAAAATACCATGCTTGCAACAATCCGTCATCCAAGTTGATGTCTGTTGATTTGTCACGTAGAAATCTCACATACTTAATGATCTGATTATGAAGCTCTTTATACTTAGGCTTTCGACTGTGAAAAAGCAGGAAGGGATCTATGAACAGGGGTAAATCATTAATAAGCGATATGTTGAAAGCACCATATTTTTCCAGCACTTTAGGCGAAATTTCGAAATAATCAGAAAAATAGATTTTCATTTCATTCCCTGCTGCAATTTCCTGTGTTTCATGAAGTATATGATAGACCTGTTCTCTGCATCTAGTATTCTCTGAGGTATGCGTGCCTTACCAATAGATTGCCACGAACTCAGAATCGATGAAACGATCCAGGGAAGTTGTATCAGCCGCGGCACTTTGGGTAGACGGAAACGGCGTACTATTGCCAGTTATATCGATCCCGGCATCTGCTAGTGCAGCCTGTCGAAATTTCGCAAATAGAAGTGAATCCTGGTTAAAGTGAAAATTGCTGGCTAGATACGCAGAGATGGCTTTGAATGCTTGAAGTCTTACTTCCTGATTGCCGAATGAACTAGAATGCTGATCTGCCAGCAGCCTGATTTCATCCTTGTGCTTTGTCGTGAGTTTAATTTGAAAGTGTTCGGCTATTAAGTCAGCATATTTGACCAATGCATTATGCATCAGTTGCTGTTTTGATCTAGCCGCCGGTTCTGTCTGATTCGAAGCATTGGTAGTAGCAAGCGCAAATATTCCTGCTATATCGACCTGCTTCGAAAACCCGGGAATGACAGACTCAAGGATATGTGCCAACTTAACTGGAGTCCAAGTAGTCTGTAGCCCAGTCTGACCCATCCTGCAAAGAATACGGTAACGTGCATTAGAAAATAGAATCCGCCTAATATCTTTCCAGAAAAGGGCTTGCTCTGCGACTCCCACCACGAAAACCGGGTGGGTAAGAGGCTGATCTTGAGAGGGTAAATCCCGTAGGAGGAGGCGGTTTATGATCCACTCCTTATCATCAAGTTCTATTACACAATAATCAACAACCTTGCCGCGAATTGGGACAAGTCCAGCCAGAAGTTTCTCCAGAATACGACCGACAGATTTCATTTGAACGAGCTCGCCAGCCACATCTAATCCGAACAGGTCAGCATTTTCTTCCAGGATTTCCAAAATGGTAGAAGTAAAAGTACTTGCACGGAATATAGGATCTGCATCCAACTCGACTTCCAACTCAAACAATTTTCCCCGTGAAAGGTTTAATGGATCAATCACCCAATAGCCGTCGGCAGATGTTTGGACAGTCGCAAGTAACTCATCCATATTATGGATCTTCGGATGCTCAAGATCTCCTGGTATAGGTCGGATACTAAGCGACTCTAGTTCACTTTCATACAGTTGCTTAAATGTCGCTTGGACAATGGATTTCCGAACTACTTGAGTTCCACTGGTCTGATTATTCATGATCCGCGAATTCAATTCAGCCTTTGCAACTCCAACCCCTGCGCCCACCGAACTCCCAACCTCGCTTTGCCATGAAGAAGTATCAGTATCTGTAAATTGTTCTGCAATAGGACCGAGTGTGGAAGCAACTAGACTATAAACACTTACCTCATCGAGGTAGACAAATTCCCTCAGGCTGCCCTTTTCAATATTGAGCTTATCCTTCTTTCTCCATTGACGAATCCGAGCCGGAATGCGCTTAAGGAAGTTCATTTTGAATTGCCTTTCGTTGAAAGTTTAGCGGTTCGGCGCCTTTGTGCTGCTACTAACTCGAAGCCTCCAATGTAGTCCTCAGGCAGAATGATAGACCTGTCGTCCGCTGCAGCCAACAAGCCCGCCTCGGTCCATATCGCGGCTAAATCTGCTGCCGACCACCCTTCGGTTTTCTGTGCTACCCATGCGTGTGGAAGATTATCTGAAATATTGAATCGTTTGGTCGCAACCTGAAGAATCAACTCGCGATCAAGACGATTTGGAAGCGGAAAATTGATCTCCCAATCAAACCTGCCTGGACGACGTAAAGCGACATCAATATCTTGCGGTCTGTTGGATGTTGCAATCACAACAATGTTGTTTTTTGTAAATCCATCCATAAGGGTTAGAAGCTGGGCGACCACGCGACGTGAAGCCTCATGCGATTCGTCAGCACGCTGACCAGCAACACTGTCAATTTCATCGAAAAAGATAATTGCCTGTTCCTGTTGTTCTGCATCTTCAAATATCTTGCGGAGTAGCTCCTCGCTTTGTCCATACCACTTGCTGAATATCTCAGGACCACTAATTTCATAAAATGCTGACTGCGTGCTGTTCGCAATAATTCTTGCTAACATCGTTTTCCCAGTGCCGGGTTGCCCAGTAAACAGAACGCCTTTAATTGGGCGCGTTCCAATAGTTGTCAGGGCAGCCTTATGCTTAAGTGGTACTTCTATAAGCTTCCGTGCCCGTTCAACTACATCATGGAGTCCACCAAAATCATCGAACGTGACTTTGATTGCTTCCTTTTCCAGCCTGAATTTTGAAACAACCGCGTCGTCGATAGCAGGTAACTCAATATACTTAATGGGCTCTTTTGACAGAACACGCATGACGCCAGTTGAGATCATCGCCTCAACAGTGTTCCCTTCACTACAAACTGTTTGGCTTGTGGGAATCTTAATCCACCGACCGCCGGCATCAACAATAGTGATGTCTGGTAATCTCAAACGAACAACGCCAACAAATGACTGATCTGGCCAAAGACTATCTGGAGCAGAGTCAATAAAGTTCGTGTTGATGCCGACAAAAACAATGGACCCAACTGCATACTCAAATGGTTCTTCATTAACCACAGTAGTAAAAGTTCCGTTTGGAAATTCCAGATACAGGCGACATCCACTGTCATCTATTGCACGAATCTTCGCTATATTGCTTACTGGGTTGGCT of Anaerolineales bacterium contains these proteins:
- a CDS encoding HEAT repeat domain-containing protein, which produces MSKRLRNILLLIVVTTFIIWGINRYYIAFLPEGSNHILAIFLYVLGLFTALRGALDAGKYVSELLFPDPPGPSQKELARKEMRKSLVRLESEQANEFAREMLGNERCLRFWEQIHSNRRNASSLNELVSDPFSFDGLIEVFEKSNDQLPRNIGTLLEKLINVQWTQEKLGNKNWIDLQQIQFAFAQLASSHYPSKEYPAQSFYREIHGEEAAYSEMLDILGTKTMWGKPLGWWGKSQLKLYSRLADVSDRAQRVPSFLRWFVLLPITILYYIISTPYWISNRIEKLLKIRRNRAESVLRLAEQAHIIKRDGKAFRFTPGVWSDYFAALNNSRYPVDTIIEGSKTGWHSSYWNRLDPGKDSISTTLCGLIPNPSVYIEKLILVDPYLAAQCIVSGIDNISEEIRFATYNRLIANMLDVHSGGEERSADSAKLLRELRDDPSCIDEILETIEKNYVENVNLDLVKIIAEFGTNAVELLIKKLDTAQTSKRYIILALGEIGDQRALPILMSLLKVNDRDIRLIAMMVAAFQFREPTINALWRDTLLFQHDHDDGKTLWSHAQIAGPAIVPVLINLFRYGVRKFSHQNAKPLRTPNWGDAPFRFYSLLRQHRENSSTKKSLLDAFTNSSNKHFKIVMINALAEIQCSEANDMFIALLTNANDEIQMAVIQALGAIKSTEAVPVLIGKLYSDNVFIVSKAVSALGSIGSSAAVQSLIKKLESDETEKYEAFPSEQGTPIDYLAMCALSQIQNETAQTAAIKWCGAHLSDQRNANWGRESVSKKCEDYLYMKSHIPLAAQLYEEWTRKNVIS
- a CDS encoding AAA family ATPase, which produces MSNFEQANPVSNIAKIRAIDDSGCRLYLEFPNGTFTTVVNEEPFEYAVGSIVFVGINTNFIDSAPDSLWPDQSFVGVVRLRLPDITIVDAGGRWIKIPTSQTVCSEGNTVEAMISTGVMRVLSKEPIKYIELPAIDDAVVSKFRLEKEAIKVTFDDFGGLHDVVERARKLIEVPLKHKAALTTIGTRPIKGVLFTGQPGTGKTMLARIIANSTQSAFYEISGPEIFSKWYGQSEELLRKIFEDAEQQEQAIIFFDEIDSVAGQRADESHEASRRVVAQLLTLMDGFTKNNIVVIATSNRPQDIDVALRRPGRFDWEINFPLPNRLDRELILQVATKRFNISDNLPHAWVAQKTEGWSAADLAAIWTEAGLLAAADDRSIILPEDYIGGFELVAAQRRRTAKLSTKGNSK